The Etheostoma spectabile isolate EspeVRDwgs_2016 chromosome 24, UIUC_Espe_1.0, whole genome shotgun sequence genome contains a region encoding:
- the slx9 gene encoding ribosome biogenesis protein SLX9 homolog: MVGKIKHVRQKLHQEAVRPGSALALASSLTAVSSLEITAVSAHTSAPILRQQQHNSRRDTQVPAESCFPSGIFAGTKITPDALRQSLQFEEKAPHVSADAEKGPEEKKVKTKKEKMKERRDRWLNKMSSIKQLKEQQLAAARRQHTPVVGDMRPLADALPELCQLIAPVAAGNTPSARRKSRKNRVPVKRPEPTDFSQMKQSQKRKLLETESVRFGSAVKALSAKTNPLADIGEQLRKKMREEEEHANG, from the exons ATGGTGGGAAAGATTAAACATGTCCGCCAGAAGCTTCACCAGGAGGCGGTGCGCCCCGGCTCTgcgttagcattagcatcaTCGCTAACGGCTGTTTCCTCTCTGGAGATAACGGCTGTTTCTGCCCACACAAGTGCTCCAATACTCCGGCAACAACAGCACAACAGCAGGAGAGACACACAG GTGCCGGCGGAGAGCTGCTTCCCCTCAGGGATCTTTGCCGGCACTAAGATAACTCCGGATGCTCTGCGACAAAGTCTCCAGTTTGAGGAAAAAGCTCCACATGTATCCGCTGATGCAGAGAAAG GTCCAGAAGAGAAGAAAgtgaagacaaagaaagagaagatgaaggagaggagagacagatggCTCAACA AGATGAGCTCCATCAAACAGTTGAAGGAGCAGCAGTTGGCGGCGGCGCGGCGCCAGCATACGCCCGTGGTCGGAGACATGCGGCCGCTGGCCGATGCGCTGCCAGAACTCTGTCAGCTGATCGCCCCTGTCGCCGCCGGCAACACCCCCTCTGCTCGCCGCAAGAGCAGGAAGAACAGAGT ACCGGTGAAGAGGCCGGAGCCGACAGATTTCAGTCAGATGAAACAGTCACAGAAACGCAAACTCTT agagacggagagcgtgCGGTTCGGCAGCGCCGTGAAGGCGCTCTCGGCCAAAACGAATCCTCTGGCAGATATCGGCGAGCAGCTGAGGAAGAAGAtgagggaggaagaagagcacGCTAacggctaa